The following proteins are encoded in a genomic region of Bacteroidota bacterium:
- a CDS encoding PKD domain-containing protein, with protein MKQILCALTAAALLSTAALNAQSPHNGHNHNGLIPCGTDQQMARVFAENPQLKAEFEAREAQAEAADRAAFATGYMDNTRSVMPPVYIIPIVFHIIHNYGAENISDAQIIDQVRILNEDFRKLNADTSLVVPGFQGIVADAEIEFRLANLDPNGNCTNGIDRIVSQETYIGDDGSKLNYWPRANYLNVWVVNTISSGAAGYAYLPGTAPSASVDGIMILSTYIGSIGTGNPGTSRALTHEIGHFLNLQHTWGSTNNPGVSCGNDGVSDTPVTEGWTSCNLTNNDVCNPGIDENVQNFMEYAYCSRMFTTGQRSRMRTSLTSSVASRSTLWSAANLTATGVNNNPPNVCAPEADFKPGSIVTICSGGSVVFTDQSWKGTPTSWSWSFPGGTPSTSTAQNPTITYNTPGLYSVTLTASNASGSDAFTRTNFVQVLSSTAQYANPSFVEGMENAATFSADWTIVNPSGNGWARTTSTAYTGAACVRYDNTGNSAGQIEELIGPTINMSAIASPVFTFRVAYALRATGDNDRLRVLVSTNCGQTWTQRYAKSGSILATAPTTSGSFTPTASQWRLETVSLNSSLNNAANVRIKFEFESDGGNDIYIDDINIVSPASVSSPDLNISQFTVFPNPAQENTTAMFTLTESMQTDIQVIDLTGREVMAVYSGELQPGAHRFDLNTATLSKGIYFVRLRAGNGFVTQKLVVE; from the coding sequence ATGAAACAGATCCTCTGCGCGCTCACTGCGGCTGCGCTGCTCAGCACCGCTGCACTCAACGCCCAGTCGCCGCACAATGGCCACAACCACAATGGCCTCATTCCCTGCGGTACCGACCAGCAAATGGCCCGCGTGTTTGCCGAAAACCCGCAACTCAAAGCCGAGTTCGAAGCCCGCGAAGCCCAGGCCGAAGCGGCCGACCGTGCTGCATTTGCTACTGGTTACATGGACAATACACGTTCGGTAATGCCGCCCGTGTATATCATTCCCATTGTGTTTCACATTATTCACAATTACGGAGCAGAAAATATCAGCGATGCGCAGATTATTGATCAGGTGCGTATCCTGAACGAAGATTTCCGTAAACTGAATGCCGACACAAGTCTTGTTGTGCCCGGCTTTCAGGGCATTGTGGCCGATGCCGAAATTGAATTCCGCCTGGCCAACCTTGATCCCAACGGAAACTGCACCAACGGTATCGACCGTATCGTTTCGCAGGAAACCTACATTGGCGACGATGGCTCGAAACTGAATTACTGGCCGCGCGCCAATTACCTGAACGTGTGGGTGGTAAACACCATTTCGAGCGGTGCTGCGGGTTATGCCTATCTTCCCGGTACCGCACCCAGTGCTTCGGTTGACGGCATTATGATTCTGTCCACCTACATCGGCAGCATTGGCACCGGCAACCCCGGTACCTCGCGCGCACTCACACACGAAATCGGTCACTTCCTCAACCTGCAGCACACCTGGGGCAGCACAAACAATCCCGGCGTATCCTGCGGAAACGACGGTGTAAGCGATACACCGGTAACGGAAGGCTGGACATCGTGCAACCTTACCAACAACGATGTATGCAATCCCGGTATCGACGAAAACGTGCAGAACTTTATGGAGTATGCCTACTGCTCACGCATGTTTACCACCGGCCAGCGCTCCCGCATGCGCACTTCACTCACCAGCTCGGTGGCCTCACGCAGCACACTCTGGTCGGCAGCCAACCTCACCGCTACGGGTGTAAACAACAATCCGCCCAACGTATGTGCACCCGAAGCCGATTTTAAACCCGGCAGCATTGTAACCATTTGCTCCGGCGGTTCGGTAGTATTTACCGATCAGTCGTGGAAAGGCACGCCCACGAGCTGGAGCTGGTCGTTCCCCGGCGGTACACCTTCCACATCAACTGCACAAAACCCAACCATTACCTATAACACACCGGGTTTGTACAGCGTAACACTCACCGCCAGCAATGCATCGGGCAGCGACGCATTTACACGTACCAACTTTGTGCAGGTGCTTTCATCTACTGCACAATACGCTAACCCGTCGTTTGTGGAAGGCATGGAAAATGCAGCCACATTCAGCGCCGACTGGACCATTGTGAACCCAAGCGGAAACGGTTGGGCACGCACTACCAGCACAGCATACACCGGCGCGGCCTGTGTGCGTTATGACAATACGGGCAACTCGGCTGGTCAGATAGAAGAACTCATCGGACCCACCATCAACATGTCGGCCATTGCCAGTCCGGTATTTACCTTCCGCGTAGCCTACGCCCTGCGCGCCACCGGCGATAACGACCGCCTGCGTGTGCTGGTTTCTACCAACTGCGGGCAGACCTGGACACAGCGTTATGCCAAGAGCGGAAGCATACTGGCCACAGCGCCAACCACCAGCGGCTCGTTTACACCCACGGCCAGCCAGTGGCGTTTGGAAACGGTATCGCTCAACAGCTCCCTCAACAACGCTGCAAACGTTCGTATTAAGTTTGAATTTGAAAGCGATGGCGGAAACGATATTTACATCGACGATATCAACATTGTATCGCCCGCCAGCGTATCCTCGCCCGATCTGAATATTTCGCAATTCACCGTATTCCCCAATCCGGCACAGGAAAATACCACGGCCATGTTCACACTCACCGAGTCGATGCAAACCGATATTCAGGTAATTGATCTTACCGGCCGCGAAGTAATGGCGGTGTACAGCGGTGAGCTTCAGCCCGGCGCACACCGTTTTGATCTGAACACAGCCACACTGAGCAAAGGCATTTACTTTGTGCGTTTGCGTGCGGGGAATGGTTTTGTGACACAGAAATTAGTGGTGGAATAA
- a CDS encoding N-acetyltransferase: MEILQTDDGHKGVFYVEINGKREAEMTYVWAGTDRIIIDHTGVNDVLRGKSAGKQLVAKAVEFARNKGIKIVPLCPFARSVFDKVSEYRDVL, encoded by the coding sequence ATGGAAATACTTCAAACCGACGATGGCCACAAAGGCGTGTTTTATGTGGAAATAAACGGTAAACGCGAGGCAGAAATGACTTACGTGTGGGCCGGAACCGACCGGATAATTATTGACCATACGGGAGTGAATGATGTGCTGCGCGGGAAAAGCGCGGGAAAGCAGCTTGTAGCAAAGGCTGTGGAATTTGCCCGGAACAAAGGCATTAAAATTGTACCGCTTTGCCCGTTTGCCCGAAGTGTGTTCGACAAGGTAAGCGAATACCGTGATGTGCTGTAA
- the metF gene encoding methylenetetrahydrofolate reductase [NAD(P)H]: MKVTEHIRAAKSTLFSIEILPPLKGKSIQSIYDSIDPLMEFKPSFVDVTYHREEYVYKKRDGGYLEKVSIRKRPGTVGICAAIMNRYHVDAVPHIICGGFTKEETESALIDLHFLGVDNVLLLRGDAIKAEPAFVPDPAGHSYALDLVKQVMDMNSAKYLHEDVIDMAPTNFCAGVAGYPEKHFEAPNPLADLRALKAKVDAGADFIVTQMFFDNSKYFAFVERCREAGITVPIIPGIKILTGKKQLVTLPKIFHIDLPQDLYEAAEKCKTDAEVREVGIEWAIQQSKELVKANAPCLHFYTMGVSEATRRVASQVF, from the coding sequence ATGAAAGTTACCGAACACATCCGGGCTGCAAAGTCCACCCTGTTTTCCATCGAAATTTTGCCACCCCTCAAAGGCAAAAGTATTCAGTCTATATACGACAGCATTGATCCGCTGATGGAGTTTAAGCCTTCGTTTGTGGATGTAACGTATCACCGCGAAGAATACGTTTACAAAAAACGCGACGGCGGCTATCTCGAAAAAGTATCTATCCGCAAACGCCCCGGCACGGTGGGTATTTGCGCAGCCATCATGAACCGCTACCATGTGGATGCGGTACCGCACATTATTTGCGGCGGCTTTACCAAGGAAGAAACCGAAAGCGCACTTATTGATCTTCACTTCCTCGGTGTGGATAACGTGCTGCTGCTGCGCGGCGATGCGATTAAGGCCGAACCGGCCTTTGTACCTGATCCGGCCGGCCATTCATACGCACTTGACCTCGTGAAACAGGTAATGGACATGAACAGCGCCAAATACCTGCACGAAGATGTAATTGACATGGCCCCTACCAATTTCTGCGCGGGCGTAGCCGGTTACCCCGAAAAACATTTCGAAGCACCCAACCCGCTGGCCGATCTCCGCGCGCTGAAAGCCAAAGTTGATGCCGGCGCCGATTTTATTGTGACACAAATGTTCTTCGACAACTCGAAGTACTTTGCCTTTGTGGAACGCTGCCGCGAAGCCGGAATAACCGTGCCCATCATTCCCGGCATCAAAATTCTTACCGGCAAAAAGCAGCTGGTTACCCTGCCCAAAATTTTCCACATTGATCTGCCGCAGGATCTTTACGAAGCCGCCGAAAAATGCAAAACCGACGCCGAAGTGCGCGAAGTAGGCATTGAATGGGCCATTCAGCAATCAAAAGAACTTGTAAAAGCCAACGCACCCTGCCTTCACTTCTACACAATGGGCGTATCGGAAGCTACGCGCCGCGTGGCCTCGCAGGTGTTCTGA